In Streptomyces sp. NBC_00569, a single genomic region encodes these proteins:
- a CDS encoding sugar ABC transporter ATP-binding protein has product MSTSTTTTPAVRPLVEASGIAKRYGPTVALQDGRLTVLPGESHALVGRNGAGKSTLVTVLTGLQAPDAGTLLFDGEPAPPLSDRDAWRAKVACVYQKPTVVPELTVAENLFINRQPGSRRGFFSWRKLQEEAAQVLDTWDIHVDPDARTADLKVEDRQMVEIARALSGGARFIVLDEPTAQLDNREIERLFTRMRALQESGVTFLFISHHLQEVYEVCQTVTVLRDARWITTAPVAELPRAALVEAMAGEVIAEERAAARAAVEHEPDATVLLDARGLTSEAYHDVDLAVRSGEVVGLAGSSGSGKIQLAEAFAGLHTPSAGTARLDGRKLPFGDVGAALAAGVGCVPRDRHDQGLVTGMTIGDNATMSVLGRLGRHGFVGTDRKRRFAADLIDRLDIHAEGPDQPVSDLSGGNAQKVVMARALASDPRLLVLINPTAGVDVKSKESLLSRMDSAREDGTAVLVVSDELDDLRRCDRVLVLFHGKVVAEHAAGWNDHELIASIEGVDHG; this is encoded by the coding sequence ATGAGCACCTCGACGACAACCACGCCGGCGGTCAGGCCGCTGGTCGAGGCGTCGGGCATCGCCAAGCGGTACGGTCCCACGGTCGCCCTGCAGGACGGTCGCCTGACCGTCCTGCCCGGCGAGTCCCACGCCCTCGTGGGCCGCAACGGCGCCGGCAAGTCCACCCTGGTCACGGTCCTCACCGGCCTCCAGGCGCCGGACGCGGGCACCCTCCTGTTCGACGGTGAGCCCGCGCCCCCGCTCAGCGACCGCGACGCCTGGCGCGCCAAGGTCGCCTGCGTCTACCAGAAGCCGACCGTCGTACCCGAACTCACGGTCGCCGAGAACCTCTTCATCAACCGGCAGCCCGGCAGCCGCCGCGGCTTCTTCTCCTGGCGCAAGCTCCAGGAGGAGGCCGCGCAGGTCCTCGACACCTGGGACATCCACGTCGACCCCGACGCCCGCACCGCCGACCTCAAGGTCGAGGACCGCCAAATGGTGGAGATCGCCAGGGCGTTGAGCGGCGGCGCCCGCTTCATCGTCCTCGACGAGCCCACCGCACAGCTCGACAACCGCGAGATCGAGCGTCTCTTCACCCGCATGCGCGCGCTCCAGGAATCCGGTGTCACGTTCCTGTTCATCTCGCACCACCTCCAGGAGGTGTACGAGGTCTGCCAGACGGTCACCGTGCTGCGCGACGCCCGCTGGATCACCACGGCGCCCGTCGCGGAACTGCCGCGCGCCGCACTGGTGGAGGCGATGGCCGGCGAGGTCATCGCCGAGGAGCGCGCGGCCGCCCGCGCCGCCGTGGAACACGAGCCCGACGCCACCGTCCTCCTCGACGCGCGCGGCCTCACCTCGGAGGCGTACCACGACGTCGACCTGGCCGTCCGCAGCGGCGAGGTCGTCGGACTCGCCGGATCCAGCGGCAGCGGCAAGATCCAGCTCGCCGAGGCGTTCGCCGGACTGCACACGCCGTCCGCGGGGACGGCCCGACTGGACGGCAGGAAGCTGCCGTTCGGTGATGTGGGCGCCGCGCTCGCGGCGGGCGTCGGCTGCGTGCCGCGCGACCGGCACGACCAGGGGCTCGTCACCGGCATGACCATCGGCGACAACGCCACCATGAGCGTCCTCGGCCGCCTCGGCCGCCACGGCTTCGTCGGCACCGACCGCAAGCGCCGCTTCGCCGCCGACCTGATCGACCGCCTGGACATCCACGCGGAGGGCCCCGACCAGCCCGTGTCCGACCTCTCCGGCGGCAACGCCCAGAAGGTCGTCATGGCCCGCGCCCTCGCCTCCGACCCCCGCCTTCTCGTCCTCATCAACCCCACGGCGGGCGTCGACGTGAAGTCCAAGGAGTCCCTGCTGTCCCGCATGGACAGCGCCCGCGAGGACGGCACCGCGGTCCTCGTCGTCTCCGACGAGCTCGACGACCTGCGCCGCTGCGACCGGGTCCTCGTCCTCTTCCACGGGAAGGTCGTCGCCGAGCACGCTGCCGGCTGGAACGACCACGAGCTGATCGCCTCCATCGAAGGAGTGGACCATGGCTGA
- a CDS encoding sugar ABC transporter substrate-binding protein, with protein sequence MAGRTVRKRNRSRIVGAAAVAACAALVLSACGSTKDDVASGGKGGGDGKGKVGVILPLLTSPFWQSYNDYVPKMAKSESVDALKTVNSNSDPSQQITDINNQLNQGVKGLVVAPLDSAAISAGLDQAERKGVPVVAVDVAPEKGKVAMVVRANNVAYGEKACEYLGQQVKTGKVVQIMGDLASVNGRERSQAFRDCVKKKYPDLKVLEIPAKWESDTAASKLDTLLNANPDIKGIYMQAGGVYLAPTLQTLKSKGLLKKTGEKGHITIVSNDGIPQEFAAIRKGQIDATVSQPADAYAKYGMYYIKAAMQGKTFKPGPTDHDSEIVKLPSGILEDQLPAPLVTNDNVDDPKLWGNTVK encoded by the coding sequence ATGGCCGGCAGAACAGTGCGCAAGCGGAACAGGTCGCGGATCGTCGGCGCGGCGGCGGTCGCCGCTTGCGCCGCCCTGGTGCTCTCCGCGTGCGGCAGCACGAAGGACGACGTCGCCTCCGGCGGCAAGGGCGGTGGCGACGGGAAGGGCAAGGTCGGGGTCATCCTGCCCCTGCTCACCTCGCCGTTCTGGCAGTCGTACAACGACTACGTGCCGAAGATGGCGAAGTCCGAGAGCGTGGACGCGCTCAAGACCGTCAACTCCAACAGTGACCCCTCGCAGCAGATCACGGACATCAACAACCAGCTCAACCAGGGCGTCAAGGGCCTCGTCGTCGCGCCCCTCGACAGCGCCGCGATCTCCGCCGGCCTCGACCAGGCCGAACGCAAGGGCGTCCCCGTCGTCGCCGTGGACGTCGCGCCCGAGAAGGGCAAGGTCGCCATGGTCGTACGGGCCAACAACGTCGCGTACGGCGAGAAGGCCTGCGAGTACCTCGGCCAGCAGGTCAAGACCGGCAAGGTCGTCCAGATCATGGGTGACCTCGCCTCCGTGAACGGCCGCGAGCGCTCGCAGGCCTTCCGCGACTGCGTCAAGAAGAAGTACCCGGACCTCAAGGTCCTGGAGATCCCCGCCAAGTGGGAGTCCGACACCGCCGCGTCGAAGCTGGACACCCTCCTCAACGCCAACCCCGACATCAAGGGCATCTACATGCAGGCGGGCGGCGTCTACCTCGCGCCCACCCTGCAGACCCTCAAGTCCAAGGGCCTGCTCAAGAAGACTGGCGAGAAGGGCCACATCACGATCGTCTCGAACGACGGCATCCCGCAGGAGTTCGCCGCGATCCGCAAGGGCCAGATCGACGCGACCGTCTCCCAGCCCGCCGACGCCTACGCCAAGTACGGCATGTACTACATCAAGGCGGCGATGCAGGGGAAGACGTTCAAGCCCGGTCCCACCGACCACGACTCGGAGATCGTCAAGCTGCCCAGCGGCATCCTCGAGGACCAGCTGCCCGCGCCGCTCGTCACCAATGACAACGTCGACGACCCGAAGCTCTGGGGAAACACGGTCAAATGA
- a CDS encoding FadR/GntR family transcriptional regulator, giving the protein MEQTAPQKGTVTQRAIEQIKAMIGEGLLEPGQRLPTERDLATQLGISRSSMREAIRALTVLGVLEARHGSGIYVTQLNAGDLLETFGVVADLSRGARLVELMEVRRVLESTATALAAARITPEQLAEVELHLAAMAATDDPEEILSHDLAFHRVIATAAGNDTMAAILEGLSSRTFRARVWRGYQEEGAFERTGREHARIHRALVARDPEAARAAAAAHVGEVEAWMRSQLDAEPT; this is encoded by the coding sequence GTGGAACAGACCGCCCCGCAGAAGGGCACCGTGACGCAGCGGGCCATCGAGCAGATCAAGGCGATGATCGGCGAGGGACTGCTCGAGCCGGGCCAGCGGCTGCCGACGGAGCGCGACCTGGCCACCCAGCTCGGTATCTCGCGCAGCTCCATGCGTGAGGCGATCAGGGCGCTCACGGTCCTCGGCGTCCTGGAGGCGCGGCACGGATCCGGCATCTACGTCACGCAGTTGAACGCCGGAGACCTTCTGGAGACGTTCGGCGTCGTCGCGGATCTCTCGCGCGGCGCGCGGCTCGTGGAGCTGATGGAGGTGCGCCGCGTGCTCGAGTCGACCGCGACGGCGCTGGCGGCCGCGCGCATCACGCCGGAGCAACTCGCCGAGGTGGAGCTGCACCTGGCGGCGATGGCGGCGACGGACGACCCCGAGGAGATCCTCTCCCACGACCTCGCGTTCCACCGGGTGATCGCCACGGCCGCGGGCAACGACACGATGGCCGCGATCCTGGAGGGGCTGTCGTCACGGACGTTCCGGGCCCGCGTGTGGCGCGGCTACCAGGAGGAGGGCGCCTTCGAGCGCACGGGCCGCGAGCACGCCCGTATCCACCGCGCACTGGTCGCCCGCGACCCGGAGGCGGCGCGCGCCGCGGCGGCGGCCCATGTGGGCGAGGTCGAGGCCTGGATGCGCAGCCAGCTCGACGCCGAACCGACCTGA
- a CDS encoding TetR/AcrR family transcriptional regulator: protein MTEGRIPVERRRRKPTKSGVLLSGDLIVDCALRLVGQHGPDALSVRRLGAALGCDPSAVYRYFHNTDDLLLAVADRIIGESMAGFTRSDDWVADLRSMARRIHRAYSEHPRIAAMAAYRVTRRINEVKAVETGIGLLRSAGFDAATAVRYYAAFVDTALGHAALDASHLALPPERRAQDHSAWTDTYQSLPADTYPQLDAVREHLPLMAQSAFGTALELLLSALAAQAPR from the coding sequence ATGACCGAGGGGCGGATTCCGGTGGAGCGGCGGCGCCGCAAGCCGACCAAGTCGGGGGTGCTGCTCTCCGGTGACCTGATCGTCGACTGCGCCCTGCGCCTGGTCGGCCAGCACGGCCCCGACGCGCTGAGCGTGCGCAGGCTGGGCGCCGCGCTCGGCTGCGACCCGAGCGCGGTCTACCGCTACTTCCACAACACGGACGACCTGCTCCTCGCCGTCGCCGACCGGATCATCGGCGAGAGCATGGCCGGCTTCACACGGAGCGACGACTGGGTCGCGGACCTGCGGAGCATGGCGCGGCGGATCCATCGCGCCTACAGCGAGCACCCGCGGATCGCCGCCATGGCCGCGTACCGGGTGACGCGTCGGATCAACGAGGTCAAGGCGGTGGAGACGGGAATCGGGCTGCTGCGGAGCGCGGGCTTCGACGCGGCCACGGCCGTGCGGTACTACGCGGCGTTCGTCGACACGGCGCTCGGGCACGCGGCCCTGGACGCCTCCCATCTGGCGCTGCCGCCCGAGCGGCGCGCCCAGGACCACAGCGCCTGGACGGACACCTACCAGTCACTCCCGGCTGACACGTACCCCCAACTCGACGCCGTGCGCGAGCACTTGCCCCTCATGGCGCAGAGCGCCTTCGGGACGGCGCTGGAACTGCTGCTCTCGGCGCTCGCGGCACAGGCGCCGCGCTGA
- a CDS encoding APC family permease, whose translation MSSEPPGLRRSLGVVDGVAIAASSTAATTSIGIGMGALAATVGLQAPAILLVAFLPILGIASAYARLNRSEPNMGSGYVWVGKSLGPWPGFITGWVTLVGTVIFMAYTSAVTGSVFLQFANKAGWHHALGLTLDPNSTALSTVVGLLVLAVVTYTAITGVRKATRLQTWLLVFEYAVLLVFCGWALVSGSHAFQWSWLNPFAIHDGTAFAQGLVLAVFFFWGWDAAFSVTEETKNVRDAGRGGFIALFTMLAMFLYGAVAFQREMSLPELVAQGPQGLTYLGAKLADEPWATLPLLALMFSAVASLQSSVIPTARGLLAMGRDRTMGQVWTRVSPRYGSPALGTVLIMSISAAVSVLALAIPKLNEMILAAVNSIGLVVALYYGLTALACAVRFRAALRGPLSGALRAVAAPAVSGLALLGIGVYLARSYLTMSDSFELSPDNGWFMLSIPVAIVVSGLVMAAYAKYVRRSPYFVKGGVTTPETAPLTAEPS comes from the coding sequence ATGAGCAGCGAACCCCCTGGCCTGCGCCGTTCTCTCGGTGTCGTCGACGGCGTCGCCATCGCCGCGTCCAGTACCGCGGCCACCACCAGCATCGGGATCGGCATGGGTGCGCTCGCCGCGACGGTGGGCCTCCAGGCCCCGGCGATCCTGCTTGTGGCGTTCCTTCCGATCCTGGGCATCGCCTCCGCGTACGCCCGCCTCAACCGCTCCGAGCCGAACATGGGCAGCGGCTATGTGTGGGTCGGCAAGTCGCTCGGCCCGTGGCCCGGCTTCATCACGGGCTGGGTCACCCTGGTCGGCACGGTCATCTTCATGGCGTACACCAGCGCCGTGACCGGGTCGGTCTTCCTCCAGTTCGCCAACAAGGCCGGCTGGCACCACGCCCTCGGACTCACGCTGGACCCGAACTCGACGGCCCTGAGCACCGTGGTCGGCCTCCTGGTCCTGGCCGTCGTGACGTACACGGCGATCACCGGCGTCCGCAAGGCCACCCGGCTCCAGACCTGGCTGCTCGTCTTCGAGTACGCGGTCCTGCTGGTGTTCTGCGGCTGGGCCCTGGTCTCGGGCAGCCACGCCTTCCAGTGGTCGTGGCTGAACCCCTTCGCGATCCACGACGGCACAGCCTTCGCCCAGGGCCTCGTCCTCGCGGTGTTCTTCTTCTGGGGCTGGGACGCGGCGTTCAGCGTCACGGAGGAGACGAAGAACGTGCGCGACGCCGGCCGGGGCGGCTTCATCGCGCTGTTCACGATGCTCGCGATGTTCCTCTACGGTGCCGTGGCCTTCCAGCGCGAGATGAGCCTGCCCGAGCTGGTCGCCCAGGGCCCGCAGGGTCTGACGTATCTGGGCGCGAAGCTCGCCGACGAGCCGTGGGCGACGCTGCCGCTGCTCGCGCTGATGTTCTCCGCGGTGGCCTCGCTCCAGTCGAGCGTCATCCCGACGGCCCGCGGCCTCCTCGCCATGGGCCGCGACCGCACGATGGGCCAGGTATGGACCCGCGTCAGCCCGCGTTACGGGTCCCCGGCCCTGGGCACGGTCCTCATCATGTCGATCTCCGCGGCGGTCTCGGTGCTCGCGCTGGCCATCCCCAAGCTCAACGAGATGATCCTCGCCGCCGTCAACTCCATCGGCCTGGTCGTCGCCCTGTACTACGGCCTGACGGCGCTCGCCTGCGCGGTCCGCTTCCGCGCCGCCCTGCGCGGTCCGCTGTCCGGGGCGCTGCGCGCGGTCGCGGCCCCCGCGGTCAGCGGCCTCGCGCTCCTCGGGATCGGCGTCTACCTCGCCCGCTCGTACCTGACGATGAGCGACAGCTTCGAACTCAGCCCGGACAACGGGTGGTTCATGCTGTCGATACCGGTCGCCATCGTCGTGTCCGGCCTGGTGATGGCCGCCTACGCCAAGTACGTGCGCCGCTCCCCGTACTTCGTCAAGGGCGGTGTCACCACTCCCGAGACGGCCCCCCTGACCGCCGAACCTTCCTGA